One genomic segment of Mycolicibacterium psychrotolerans includes these proteins:
- a CDS encoding acyl-CoA dehydrogenase has protein sequence MSKTVSASALAITEEHQALADAAAGQLNRLHALSQARAALDGGSRHPADIWSAATDLGWLGLAVAEEHGGSGFGLAELAVVVECLGRQLCPGPFLPSVAAAVTIDRFAPESVRAELLPGLCSGATVAALGVTGNVAVGADGVAGGESPVVLGAPDADLLVLVAGDDVVVLDALNAPAVTVTALESLDPTRSVGSVAVRDVAVPADRVLRGAARDARTVFRILAAAEAVGVSWAALEMAVAYAKVREQFGRTIGTFQAVKHHAANMLVAAEVATAATWDAARADDLASADFPAAVAAALAIRAQILNAQNNIQLHGGIGYTWEHDAHLYLRRARTLAALTADGTDPLLDVVAGQREGRARAATFTLPPEADEYRTQAREAAAAVRALPAEQQRDALVDSGYLVPHWPAPWGRGADVLEQLVIEEEFSDVPRPDMGITGWVALTIAQAGTEDQRQRWVEPVLRGQVMWCQLFSEPGAGSDAAAVRTSATKVEGGWLVSGQKVWTSLAHLCQWGLATVRTDPDAPKHAGVTMMAIDMNSAGVKVNPLRGITGDAHFNEVFFDDVFVPDSDVVGDVNKGWLVARATLGNERISIGGGSGALTGTTADDLIALLDSAPHTAAHHVLRAGEVIAETHTLRLLNLRRATRAIAGAEPGPEGNVTKLLVAESGQRLTELAFALAGTAAVVEQNPQLTRSYLGNRAMTIAGGTSEIARNTIAERILGLPRDPLLR, from the coding sequence GTGAGCAAGACCGTCAGCGCATCGGCACTCGCCATCACCGAAGAACACCAGGCCCTCGCCGACGCCGCCGCCGGTCAGCTGAACCGTCTGCACGCACTGTCGCAGGCCCGCGCGGCACTCGACGGCGGATCCCGTCATCCGGCCGACATCTGGTCGGCCGCAACCGATCTGGGGTGGCTGGGGCTGGCCGTCGCGGAAGAGCACGGGGGGTCGGGCTTCGGGCTGGCCGAGTTGGCCGTGGTGGTGGAGTGCCTGGGTCGCCAGCTCTGTCCGGGGCCGTTCCTGCCGTCCGTGGCGGCTGCGGTGACGATCGATCGCTTCGCGCCGGAATCGGTTCGGGCAGAACTCCTTCCGGGACTGTGCTCGGGTGCGACGGTGGCCGCCCTCGGGGTGACGGGCAACGTGGCGGTCGGCGCCGACGGAGTCGCCGGCGGGGAGAGCCCGGTGGTGCTGGGCGCGCCCGACGCCGACCTCCTGGTCCTGGTGGCCGGCGACGACGTGGTGGTGCTCGACGCCTTGAATGCCCCAGCCGTGACGGTCACCGCGCTGGAGTCGCTGGACCCGACCCGCAGTGTCGGGTCGGTGGCGGTGCGGGACGTTGCTGTGCCGGCCGACCGTGTGCTGCGCGGTGCGGCGCGGGATGCCCGCACGGTGTTCCGGATCCTGGCGGCGGCCGAGGCCGTGGGTGTCAGCTGGGCCGCGCTGGAGATGGCGGTGGCCTACGCCAAGGTGCGCGAACAGTTCGGCCGCACGATCGGCACGTTCCAGGCCGTCAAGCATCATGCCGCCAACATGCTGGTCGCCGCGGAGGTCGCGACCGCGGCCACCTGGGATGCGGCCCGCGCCGACGACCTGGCCAGCGCCGACTTCCCCGCGGCGGTGGCCGCGGCGCTGGCGATCCGCGCGCAGATCCTCAACGCGCAGAACAACATCCAGCTGCACGGCGGCATCGGCTACACCTGGGAGCACGACGCCCACCTGTACCTGCGCCGCGCCCGCACGTTGGCCGCGCTGACGGCCGACGGCACCGACCCGCTGCTCGACGTCGTGGCGGGACAGCGCGAGGGCCGCGCCAGGGCGGCGACGTTCACGCTGCCCCCCGAGGCCGACGAGTACCGCACTCAGGCCCGCGAAGCCGCCGCGGCGGTGCGCGCGCTGCCCGCCGAGCAGCAGCGTGACGCGCTCGTCGACTCCGGCTATCTGGTGCCGCACTGGCCCGCGCCCTGGGGTCGGGGCGCCGACGTGCTGGAACAGCTGGTGATCGAAGAGGAGTTCTCCGACGTTCCGCGGCCCGACATGGGCATCACCGGGTGGGTGGCGCTGACCATCGCTCAGGCCGGCACCGAGGACCAGCGGCAGCGGTGGGTCGAGCCCGTGCTGCGCGGCCAGGTGATGTGGTGCCAGCTGTTCTCCGAGCCGGGTGCGGGCTCGGACGCCGCGGCCGTGCGGACGTCGGCCACCAAGGTCGAGGGCGGCTGGCTCGTCAGCGGGCAGAAGGTGTGGACCAGCCTGGCCCATCTGTGCCAGTGGGGGCTGGCGACCGTACGCACCGATCCCGACGCCCCCAAGCACGCCGGTGTCACGATGATGGCCATCGACATGAACTCCGCTGGGGTGAAGGTCAATCCGCTGCGCGGCATCACCGGCGACGCCCATTTCAACGAGGTGTTCTTCGACGACGTCTTCGTGCCCGACTCGGACGTCGTCGGCGACGTGAACAAGGGGTGGCTGGTGGCCCGGGCGACCCTGGGCAACGAGCGGATCTCCATCGGCGGCGGCTCCGGCGCTCTGACCGGCACCACCGCCGACGACCTGATCGCGCTGCTGGACAGCGCACCGCACACCGCGGCCCACCATGTGCTGCGCGCCGGGGAGGTGATCGCCGAGACCCACACCCTGCGCCTGCTCAACCTGCGCCGCGCCACCCGCGCCATCGCAGGCGCGGAGCCGGGGCCGGAGGGCAACGTCACCAAGCTGCTGGTCGCCGAGTCCGGACAGCGGCTGACCGAGCTCGCCTTCGCCCTGGCCGGAACCGCCGCCGTCGTCGAGCAGAACCCACAGCTGACCCGCAGCTACCTGGGCAACCGCGCGATGACGATCGCCGGCGGCACGTCGGAGATCGCCCGCAACACCATCGCCGAACGCATCCTCGGGCTGCCCCGGGATCCGCTGCTGCGGTAG
- a CDS encoding alpha/beta hydrolase, which translates to MITPVTLPFVRAASRLMWRGQPDGVEVLTLSSGVGVRLHRPPGVTTPGPALLWIHGGGYVIGDAAQDDVLCRRFARELGATVVAVNYRLAPEHPYPVPVEDCYAALSWLAGLPSVDPERVAIGGASAGGGLAAALALLARDRGRIPVAAQLLVYPMLDDRTVDRTGLDHPGHRLWNQSSNRYGWQAYLGDADRDVAVPGRRTDLAGLPPAWVGVGTFDLFHDEDVAYAQRLREAGVPCEVMVVKGAFHGFDGIAPKAHVSQKWFDSQCAVLRSAYASSTV; encoded by the coding sequence ATGATCACGCCCGTCACCCTGCCGTTCGTGCGGGCCGCGTCACGGTTGATGTGGCGCGGACAGCCCGACGGCGTGGAGGTTCTCACGCTGTCGTCAGGGGTCGGCGTCCGCCTGCACCGCCCGCCCGGCGTCACCACGCCGGGGCCCGCGCTGCTGTGGATCCACGGCGGCGGCTACGTCATCGGCGACGCCGCCCAGGACGACGTGCTGTGCCGCCGGTTCGCGCGCGAGCTCGGCGCGACGGTGGTGGCGGTGAATTACCGGCTGGCGCCCGAACATCCGTATCCGGTGCCGGTCGAGGACTGCTACGCCGCGCTGTCGTGGCTCGCCGGGCTGCCGTCCGTCGACCCGGAGCGGGTCGCGATCGGCGGGGCCAGCGCCGGTGGCGGCCTGGCCGCCGCACTCGCGCTGCTCGCCAGGGACCGGGGCCGGATCCCCGTGGCCGCACAGCTTCTGGTGTATCCGATGCTCGACGACCGCACCGTCGACCGCACCGGCCTGGACCACCCCGGGCATCGGCTGTGGAACCAGTCGAGCAATCGCTACGGCTGGCAGGCCTACCTGGGCGACGCCGACCGCGACGTCGCCGTCCCGGGCCGGCGCACCGACCTGGCCGGCCTGCCACCGGCCTGGGTCGGAGTGGGCACGTTCGACCTGTTCCACGACGAGGACGTCGCGTATGCGCAGCGGCTGCGCGAGGCGGGGGTGCCGTGCGAGGTCATGGTCGTCAAGGGTGCGTTCCACGGATTCGACGGCATCGCACCCAAAGCCCATGTGTCGCAGAAGTGGTTCGACAGCCAGTGCGCGGTGCTGCGAAGCGCGTACGCCTCGTCCACGGTGTGA
- a CDS encoding amidohydrolase family protein, whose translation MLIRRGVLLDGTRTDIRVEQRITEVADGLAARRGETVYDAAGGTVLPGLHDHHLHLRAAAAALHSVRVGPDEVTGPEHLARVLRAAATGADGWVRAVGYHESVAGPLDRTALDGICPAVPLRIQHRSGVLWTLNSAGLALVGLPDHPDGRLRSADTEWTAALPRTEPGLAELSARLSGYGVTGVTDATPGLTAADVAALQQAHRRGELAQSVHCLAPGKRILHDDDLDLDALTGWITGRHVAGEPVALHCVTAAQLVVALAALEAAGRRPGDRLEHAAVVPDVSVAAVAASGATVVTQPNFVVERGGAYLRAVPAAEHHELWRVASLRAAGVPVALSTDAPFGHPDPWAAMRAAVARRTASGAVLTAGEKVTAAEALTMFLGDPLTPATPRRIEPGAAGDLCVLSGSPQQVLADLDAEQVAATVVAGEVVYAGR comes from the coding sequence GTGCTGATCCGCCGCGGCGTGCTGCTCGACGGAACCCGGACCGACATCCGCGTCGAGCAGCGCATCACCGAGGTCGCCGACGGATTGGCGGCCCGACGCGGGGAGACCGTCTACGACGCCGCGGGCGGCACCGTGCTGCCCGGTCTGCACGACCACCACCTGCACCTGCGCGCCGCCGCAGCCGCTCTGCACTCGGTGCGGGTGGGTCCCGACGAGGTGACCGGGCCGGAGCATCTCGCCCGCGTGCTGCGCGCGGCGGCCACCGGCGCCGATGGCTGGGTCCGCGCGGTCGGCTACCACGAGTCCGTCGCGGGACCGCTCGATCGCACTGCGCTGGACGGTATCTGCCCGGCCGTCCCGCTGCGCATCCAGCACCGCAGCGGAGTGCTGTGGACGCTCAACTCGGCGGGGCTGGCGCTGGTCGGACTGCCTGATCACCCCGACGGCCGGCTGCGCAGCGCCGACACCGAGTGGACGGCGGCGCTGCCCCGCACCGAGCCCGGCCTGGCCGAGCTCAGCGCGCGGCTGAGCGGCTACGGCGTCACCGGGGTCACCGACGCCACTCCGGGGCTGACCGCCGCGGACGTGGCGGCGCTGCAGCAGGCGCACCGGCGCGGCGAGCTGGCCCAGTCGGTGCACTGCCTGGCGCCGGGCAAGCGCATCCTGCACGACGACGACCTCGACCTCGACGCGCTCACCGGGTGGATCACCGGTCGGCACGTCGCGGGCGAACCCGTTGCGCTGCACTGTGTCACCGCCGCGCAACTCGTCGTCGCGCTCGCGGCGCTCGAGGCCGCGGGCCGCCGCCCGGGCGATCGGCTCGAGCACGCCGCCGTCGTCCCGGACGTCAGCGTGGCCGCGGTCGCGGCGAGCGGGGCCACGGTGGTGACGCAGCCGAACTTCGTCGTCGAGCGCGGCGGGGCGTACCTGCGCGCCGTTCCCGCCGCCGAGCATCACGAGTTGTGGCGGGTCGCCTCGCTGCGCGCCGCGGGCGTGCCCGTCGCACTGTCGACCGACGCACCGTTCGGGCACCCCGATCCGTGGGCGGCGATGCGGGCCGCGGTGGCGCGGCGCACCGCGTCGGGCGCGGTGCTGACCGCCGGCGAGAAGGTCACCGCCGCGGAGGCTTTGACGATGTTCCTCGGGGATCCGCTGACGCCCGCGACGCCGCGGCGGATCGAACCCGGCGCGGCCGGTGACCTCTGCGTGCTGTCAGGGTCCCCACAGCAGGTGCTGGCCGACCTGGATGCCGAGCAGGTGGCGGCGACGGTGGTGGCCGGCGAGGTGGTCTACGCCGGGCGGTGA
- a CDS encoding CoA transferase, translated as MTSVVLPAAVLAEARATAHVVTVATGVDVDAAEALGGRAALLGLPRGGTVSAGGATRLMGAADGWCALTLARPDDLDAVPALVEADHTSDPWAAVREAIRATGVHAVAARARLLGLPVGVLGETDPAPPVVRTAGARAHPRPLCELLVADLSSMWAGPLCGRLLARAGATVVKVESPHRPDGTRAGPAPFFDWVNNEKLSYAVDFAQPEGLVRLLAAADVVLESSRPSALHGRGLGHADVPARAGRIWVQITGHGAVGERAHWVAFGDDAAVSGGLVGGTPAAPAFCGDAIADPLTGLEAARAVLESHARGGGEVIGVAMAAVAARYAALPRGDETLCTTGVSVTGSAARLGEHNALVDEMVARRLAPAC; from the coding sequence ATGACGTCGGTGGTGCTTCCCGCGGCCGTGCTCGCCGAGGCACGGGCGACGGCGCACGTGGTGACGGTGGCCACCGGTGTGGATGTCGATGCCGCGGAAGCGCTGGGCGGGCGGGCGGCGCTGCTCGGTCTCCCGCGCGGAGGCACGGTGTCGGCGGGCGGCGCCACCCGGCTGATGGGTGCGGCGGACGGATGGTGTGCGCTGACCCTGGCGCGTCCCGACGACCTGGATGCCGTGCCCGCGCTCGTCGAGGCCGACCACACCTCGGACCCGTGGGCGGCGGTGCGCGAAGCGATCCGGGCCACCGGCGTGCACGCGGTCGCGGCGCGGGCGCGGCTGCTCGGCCTGCCGGTGGGGGTGCTCGGCGAGACCGACCCGGCCCCGCCCGTGGTGCGCACCGCCGGTGCCCGCGCGCACCCCCGTCCGCTGTGCGAACTGCTGGTGGCCGACCTGTCCTCGATGTGGGCCGGCCCGCTGTGCGGCCGCCTGCTGGCCCGGGCGGGCGCGACGGTGGTGAAGGTGGAGAGCCCGCACCGGCCCGACGGGACCCGCGCGGGTCCTGCGCCGTTCTTCGACTGGGTGAACAACGAAAAACTCTCGTACGCCGTCGATTTCGCACAGCCAGAAGGGCTCGTCAGGTTGCTCGCCGCCGCCGACGTCGTGCTGGAGTCGTCCCGCCCGTCCGCACTGCACGGCCGCGGCCTGGGCCACGCCGACGTCCCCGCCCGCGCCGGCCGCATCTGGGTGCAGATCACCGGCCACGGCGCGGTCGGGGAGCGCGCGCACTGGGTCGCGTTCGGCGACGACGCGGCGGTCTCCGGGGGTCTGGTCGGCGGCACCCCGGCGGCGCCGGCGTTCTGCGGGGACGCGATCGCCGACCCGTTGACGGGGCTGGAGGCCGCGCGCGCGGTGCTGGAGTCGCATGCCCGCGGCGGTGGCGAGGTGATCGGCGTGGCGATGGCCGCGGTGGCGGCCCGGTATGCGGCGTTACCCCGTGGAGACGAAACGCTCTGCACCACAGGAGTTTCCGTGACCGGGAGTGCGGCGCGGCTCGGTGAGCACAACGCGCTCGTCGACGAGATGGTGGCACGGCGGCTGGCTCCGGCGTGCTGA
- a CDS encoding MaoC family dehydratase: protein MTLYGQISGGPFFDDLHVGQVFDAAPTMTLTAGVAAAHQAILGDRLRLPLDAELSMLVTGATAPLAHPGLVCDVAIGQSTVVTERVRANLFYRGLTFHRFPVVGDTLFTRTEVVGLKQNTARPDRPPTGLAALRMTTIDGVGRLVLDFYRCAMLPLSADGVETGHADDMAAIGTGAGPASDPTADWDADAFRARVPGPGFDPALAGTVLRSTADVVTSAPELARLTLNIAAAHHDSRGSGRRLVYGGHTIGLALAQACRVLPGLVTVLGWDSCEHTAPVYEGDTLYSDLAVEAADPLPGGRGGTVLLRSTVYAVADDGADRAVLDWVFTGLLF, encoded by the coding sequence GTGACTTTGTACGGCCAAATATCGGGGGGCCCGTTCTTCGACGATCTGCACGTCGGCCAGGTCTTCGATGCGGCCCCGACGATGACGCTGACCGCCGGGGTGGCCGCGGCGCACCAGGCGATCCTCGGGGACCGGCTGCGGCTGCCGCTGGACGCCGAACTGTCGATGCTCGTCACCGGGGCGACCGCTCCGCTGGCGCACCCCGGCCTGGTGTGCGACGTGGCGATCGGGCAGTCGACGGTGGTCACCGAGCGGGTCAGAGCCAACCTGTTCTACCGCGGGCTGACGTTCCACCGGTTCCCCGTCGTCGGAGACACGCTGTTCACCCGCACCGAGGTGGTCGGGCTGAAGCAGAACACGGCACGGCCCGACCGGCCGCCGACCGGGCTGGCCGCGCTGCGGATGACGACCATCGACGGCGTCGGACGGCTGGTGCTCGACTTCTACCGCTGCGCGATGCTGCCGCTGAGCGCCGACGGCGTCGAAACCGGGCACGCCGACGACATGGCCGCGATCGGCACCGGGGCCGGGCCCGCCTCTGATCCCACCGCCGACTGGGACGCCGACGCGTTCCGGGCCCGGGTCCCCGGGCCCGGCTTCGACCCGGCACTGGCGGGCACCGTGCTGCGCAGCACCGCCGACGTCGTCACCAGCGCGCCCGAGCTGGCCCGGCTGACACTCAACATCGCTGCCGCTCATCATGATTCGCGGGGGTCGGGGCGCCGGCTGGTGTACGGCGGCCACACCATCGGGCTGGCGCTCGCGCAGGCCTGCCGCGTGCTGCCGGGACTGGTGACGGTGCTGGGCTGGGATTCGTGCGAGCACACCGCGCCGGTGTACGAGGGCGACACCCTGTACAGCGACCTCGCCGTCGAGGCCGCCGACCCGCTGCCCGGCGGACGCGGCGGCACCGTGCTGCTGCGCTCGACCGTCTACGCCGTCGCCGACGACGGCGCCGATCGCGCCGTGCTCGACTGGGTCTTCACCGGCCTGCTGTTCTGA
- a CDS encoding acyl-CoA dehydrogenase family protein, which yields MAVHLLDDDETMLVDTVAQFVDREVKPTVRDVEHANTYPEAWIEQMKRIGIYGLAVPEAYGGTPVSTRCYVLVTQELARGWMSLAGAMGGHTVVAKLLDLFGTDEQKQRYLPAMATGQLRATMALTEPGGGSDLQNMHTVARPDGDGWLITGAKTWISNARRSGLIALLCKTDPDATPRHAGISVVLVENPTPGLTVSRDLPKLGYKGVESCELAFDGCRVPGDAVLGGDPGKGFAHMMKGLETGRIQVAARALGVATAALDHALAYARERESFGVPIWKHQAIGHYLADMATKLTAARQLTLHAADCYDSGERADMEAGMAKLFASEIAMEIALNAVRIHGGYGYSTEYDVERYFRDAPLMIVGEGTNEIQRNVIAAQLVARGGL from the coding sequence ATGGCCGTACATTTGCTCGACGACGACGAAACCATGCTGGTCGACACCGTGGCGCAGTTCGTCGACCGGGAGGTGAAGCCGACCGTCCGCGACGTAGAGCACGCCAACACCTACCCCGAGGCGTGGATCGAGCAGATGAAACGCATCGGGATCTACGGGCTCGCCGTGCCGGAGGCCTACGGCGGCACCCCGGTTTCGACGCGCTGCTACGTGCTGGTCACGCAGGAGCTGGCCCGCGGCTGGATGAGCCTGGCCGGGGCGATGGGCGGGCACACCGTGGTCGCCAAACTGCTGGACCTGTTCGGCACCGACGAGCAGAAGCAGCGCTACCTGCCTGCCATGGCGACCGGGCAGCTGCGTGCGACGATGGCGCTCACCGAACCCGGCGGCGGATCCGACCTGCAGAACATGCACACCGTCGCCCGGCCCGACGGCGACGGGTGGCTGATCACCGGCGCCAAAACATGGATCTCCAACGCCCGCCGTTCGGGCCTGATCGCGCTGCTGTGCAAGACCGACCCCGACGCGACGCCCCGGCACGCGGGCATCTCGGTGGTTCTGGTGGAGAACCCGACACCGGGCCTGACCGTGTCGCGCGACCTGCCCAAGCTCGGATACAAGGGCGTCGAGTCGTGCGAGTTGGCGTTCGACGGGTGCCGGGTGCCCGGTGACGCGGTCCTGGGCGGTGATCCCGGAAAGGGCTTCGCGCACATGATGAAAGGCCTCGAGACCGGCCGCATCCAGGTCGCGGCCCGGGCGCTGGGCGTCGCGACCGCCGCGCTGGACCACGCGCTCGCCTACGCCCGGGAACGGGAGAGCTTCGGGGTGCCCATCTGGAAGCACCAGGCGATCGGGCACTACCTGGCCGACATGGCGACCAAACTGACCGCCGCACGCCAGCTGACGCTGCACGCCGCCGACTGTTACGACAGCGGCGAGCGCGCCGACATGGAGGCCGGCATGGCCAAGCTGTTCGCCTCGGAGATCGCGATGGAGATCGCGCTGAACGCGGTGCGCATCCACGGCGGCTACGGCTACTCGACCGAGTACGACGTCGAACGGTACTTCCGGGACGCGCCGCTGATGATCGTCGGAGAGGGCACCAACGAGATCCAGCGCAACGTGATCGCCGCCCAACTGGTGGCCAGGGGCGGGCTGTAG
- a CDS encoding GntR family transcriptional regulator, with protein MKAPPAYQVLRERLREEIVAGRYADGVRLPTESELSARHGLSRQTVRRAFQDLVAEGVVYRVPGRGSYAGEGGRRYLRRLGSIDDLMSLSDDTTMEVLDGLSRRVDIAAASRLRLDDDVVHSVTFRRLHDGVPFVHTVVHLPPSIAAAVSVSPHLSTGAVSTHTVIGLLEPHLDAPIAEAAQTITVGMADAGAAAAVGCEAGHPMLRVDRLYSDDAGRPVELAVSHFLPEQYTYRVTLRRSG; from the coding sequence ATGAAGGCCCCGCCGGCCTACCAGGTGCTGCGGGAGCGGCTCCGCGAGGAGATCGTCGCCGGCCGGTACGCCGACGGTGTGCGCCTACCGACCGAGTCGGAACTTTCTGCGCGGCACGGCCTTTCGCGTCAGACCGTCCGCCGGGCGTTTCAGGACCTGGTCGCCGAGGGCGTGGTCTACCGGGTGCCCGGGCGGGGCAGCTACGCCGGTGAGGGCGGGCGGCGTTATCTGCGCCGCCTCGGCTCGATCGACGACCTGATGAGCCTGTCCGACGACACCACGATGGAGGTGCTCGACGGGCTGAGCCGACGCGTCGACATCGCCGCCGCCAGCCGGCTCCGCCTCGACGACGACGTCGTGCACTCGGTGACGTTCCGGCGCCTGCACGACGGAGTCCCGTTCGTACACACCGTCGTCCATCTTCCTCCGTCGATCGCCGCCGCGGTGTCGGTGTCGCCGCATCTGAGCACCGGAGCGGTCAGCACCCACACCGTGATCGGTTTGCTCGAACCGCATCTGGACGCGCCGATCGCCGAGGCCGCCCAGACGATCACGGTCGGCATGGCCGACGCGGGGGCGGCAGCCGCCGTGGGCTGCGAGGCCGGACATCCGATGCTGCGGGTCGACCGCCTCTACAGCGACGACGCCGGCCGTCCCGTCGAACTCGCCGTCAGCCACTTCCTGCCCGAGCAGTACACCTACCGGGTCACCCTGCGCCGGTCGGGTTAG
- a CDS encoding helix-turn-helix transcriptional regulator, translated as MTELGEYLRSRRAALRPGDVGLTSAGTRRVPGLRREEVALLAGVSTDYYGRLEQGRERSPSAQVVEALAAALRLDDDGRAHLFTLARLTPRTSRTWVSERVDPGLLRLMAAWPDNPALVYNRAYDILAANPLAAALFGDLGAVGNLMLLVFTDPRAREFYADWHEVAADSVAGFRMAYGSAPEDPRARAVLAELLTGDDFRALWERRDARRKCLARKRFRHPEVGLVTLNMQTFDVRSSPGQELIVYDADPGTPSADALTLLGSIAATAANPTGAG; from the coding sequence GTGACCGAGTTGGGGGAGTACCTGAGGAGCAGGCGCGCCGCGCTGCGCCCCGGCGATGTCGGACTGACCAGTGCGGGCACCCGCCGCGTCCCCGGCCTGCGCCGCGAAGAGGTGGCTCTGCTGGCCGGGGTCAGCACCGACTACTACGGACGGCTCGAACAGGGCCGCGAACGGTCCCCGTCCGCTCAGGTGGTCGAGGCGCTCGCGGCCGCACTGCGCCTCGATGACGACGGCAGGGCGCATCTGTTCACGCTCGCCCGGCTCACGCCGCGGACGTCTCGTACGTGGGTGTCCGAACGGGTCGACCCCGGGCTGCTGCGGCTGATGGCGGCGTGGCCCGACAATCCGGCGTTGGTCTACAACCGCGCCTACGACATCCTGGCCGCCAACCCGTTGGCCGCCGCATTGTTCGGCGACCTCGGCGCGGTCGGCAATCTGATGCTGCTCGTCTTCACCGATCCGCGGGCTCGGGAGTTCTACGCGGACTGGCACGAGGTCGCCGCCGACTCCGTCGCCGGCTTCCGGATGGCCTACGGGTCCGCGCCCGAGGATCCCCGCGCCCGGGCCGTGCTGGCCGAGCTGCTCACCGGCGACGACTTCCGCGCGCTCTGGGAGCGCCGGGATGCACGGCGTAAGTGCCTGGCCCGCAAGCGTTTCCGCCATCCCGAGGTGGGCCTGGTGACGCTGAACATGCAGACGTTCGACGTGCGCTCATCGCCGGGGCAGGAGCTGATCGTCTATGACGCCGACCCGGGCACGCCCAGTGCCGATGCCCTCACCCTGCTCGGAAGCATCGCCGCGACGGCGGCTAACCCGACCGGCGCAGGGTGA
- a CDS encoding SDR family oxidoreductase: MTDNKIIIVTGASSGIGEAVAERLAADGRHVIAGARRQDRLEQLADRVAGQGGSIEVHALDVTDRASVAALVDAAVAAHGRVDVIVNNAGVMPLSRLDALLVHQWDQMIDVNVRGLLNGIAATLPHFQRQGSGHFITVASIGAHEVVPTGAVYCATKYAAWAITEGLRLELDPSIRVTTISPGVVESELAQTITDETAAEAMHGYRADAIPPAAIARAIAYAIGEPADVDVNEMIIRPARQR, from the coding sequence ATGACCGACAACAAGATCATCATCGTCACCGGAGCCAGCAGCGGTATCGGCGAGGCCGTGGCCGAACGGCTCGCCGCCGACGGGCGCCACGTCATCGCCGGGGCCCGGCGGCAGGACCGGCTGGAGCAGCTGGCCGACAGGGTCGCCGGGCAGGGCGGCAGCATCGAGGTGCACGCGCTCGACGTGACCGACCGCGCGTCCGTCGCCGCGCTCGTCGACGCGGCCGTCGCCGCCCACGGACGGGTGGACGTGATCGTCAACAACGCCGGCGTCATGCCGCTGTCCCGGCTCGACGCGCTGCTGGTCCACCAGTGGGACCAGATGATCGACGTCAATGTGCGCGGCCTGCTCAACGGCATCGCCGCCACGCTGCCGCACTTCCAGCGCCAGGGATCGGGACACTTCATCACGGTGGCCTCCATCGGGGCGCACGAGGTGGTGCCGACGGGCGCGGTCTACTGCGCCACCAAGTACGCGGCGTGGGCGATCACCGAGGGCCTGCGCCTCGAACTCGATCCCTCGATCCGGGTCACGACGATTTCCCCCGGAGTCGTGGAATCCGAACTCGCACAGACGATCACAGATGAGACGGCGGCCGAGGCGATGCACGGGTATCGAGCCGACGCGATCCCGCCTGCAGCCATCGCCCGCGCGATCGCCTATGCGATCGGCGAACCGGCCGACGTGGATGTCAACGAGATGATCATCCGGCCGGCGAGGCAGCGCTGA
- a CDS encoding enoyl-CoA hydratase/isomerase family protein, whose amino-acid sequence MKHVRVAGGELVAAASADDATFSLTEQPCDDARAVTVGSVDAAVAEIAGRVARWPQASAVCDDVLRALDPAGSTFAGVVTESLAYSTLQAGAEFARWLTERGPATVPGLPDPVVAQRVDDRLTIRFNRGARHNAFSTDARAALLEALEVARLDPSIHEVVVAGNGPSFCSGGDLAEFGTFVDPASAHLARTRHSPALALAEITDRLGPACRAVIHGQVQGSGLEMAAFCGRVSCHPDAVLGLPELALGLIPGAGGTVSITRRIGRWRTAYLVLSGRSIGAATALRWGLVDEISAASPAG is encoded by the coding sequence GTGAAGCACGTCAGGGTCGCAGGCGGGGAACTGGTGGCGGCCGCCTCGGCCGACGACGCCACGTTCTCGCTGACCGAGCAGCCCTGCGACGACGCCCGCGCGGTGACGGTCGGCTCCGTCGACGCGGCGGTGGCCGAGATCGCCGGGCGGGTCGCGCGGTGGCCGCAGGCGTCGGCAGTCTGCGACGACGTGCTGCGCGCCCTGGACCCGGCGGGGTCGACGTTCGCCGGCGTCGTCACCGAATCGCTGGCCTACTCGACGCTGCAGGCGGGTGCCGAGTTCGCCCGCTGGCTGACCGAGCGCGGCCCGGCCACCGTCCCCGGCCTCCCCGATCCTGTTGTGGCGCAACGCGTCGACGACCGGTTGACGATCAGGTTCAACCGCGGCGCCCGGCACAACGCGTTTTCCACCGACGCACGGGCGGCACTGCTCGAAGCGCTCGAGGTGGCCCGCCTCGACCCGTCGATCCACGAGGTGGTGGTCGCCGGCAACGGCCCGTCGTTCTGCAGCGGTGGCGACCTCGCCGAGTTCGGCACGTTCGTCGATCCGGCCAGCGCGCACCTGGCCCGTACCCGGCACAGTCCCGCGCTGGCGCTGGCCGAGATCACCGACCGGCTCGGGCCGGCATGCCGCGCTGTCATCCACGGGCAGGTGCAGGGCAGCGGGCTGGAGATGGCGGCGTTCTGCGGCCGGGTCAGCTGCCATCCCGACGCGGTGCTGGGCCTTCCGGAGCTGGCGCTGGGTCTGATCCCCGGTGCCGGCGGCACGGTGAGCATCACCCGCCGCATCGGCCGGTGGCGCACCGCCTATCTGGTGCTGTCCGGCCGGTCCATCGGCGCCGCGACCGCGCTGCGGTGGGGGCTGGTCGACGAGATCAGCGCTGCCTCGCCGGCCGGATGA